The Desulfatibacillum aliphaticivorans DSM 15576 sequence TGTAGGGAACTCTTCAACCTTTATCTACGGGGATTTGATGATTACGCCCCGGGGATACAGCAAAAAGTACGACATATGAAGCCAAAAGCCAAAAAAGCCAAATGCCTGGCCGCCTTCGGCACGGGCTCGGACGTGGGAAAAAGCGTGATCGCCACGGCCTTATGCCGGATTTTTTCCGACCGAGGCTATGCGGTCAGCCCGTACAAGGCCCAGAACATGTCCAACAACTCGGGCGTCACCCCCGAAGGCCTGGAAATGGGCCGGGCGCAGATCGTCCAGGCCGAAGCGGCCCGGGTTCCGCCCCATGTGGACATGAATCCCGTGCTGTTGAAGCCCGTCACACAGATCGGCTCCCAGGTGGTTTTGCTGGGCAAGGTTCTGCAGGATTACTCCGCAGTTCAATATCATCAGGAGAAGACTCGGTTGTTTGATGCGGCCTGCCAGGCCCTGGATCGCCTGCGCGTCGAAAATGACGTGGTGGTCATGGAAGGCGCGGGCTCCTGCGCCGAGGTCAACCTCATGGCCAGGGACATTGTAAACCTGAAAATGGCCGCCTACGCGGACGCGCCGGTGATCCTCACCGCGGACATCGACCGGGGCGGGGTTTTCGCCCAGATTGTGGGCACTTTGGCCTGCCTGGAAAAGGAACAGCAGGATCAGATCGCCGGATTCATCATCAACCGTTTTCGCGGCGATATCACGCTATTCAAGGACGGCGTGGACTGGATCGAAAAGAAGACCGGCAAACGGGTTTTCGGCGTGCTGCCCTGGTTCGATCATTTTCATATTCAGTCCGAAGACTCGGTGGTGATCGAGCATCCTGAGGCCAAAACCGACCCCTCCAAAACCCCCACGGTTCTGGTCGTACGCATCCCGCATATTTCCAATTTCACGGATTTCGACCCCCTGTTTCAGGTCAAAGGCGTGGCTGTGGATTTTGTGGAGCGAGTGCGGGATCTGGCGCCTTACAAGGCCGTGATCCTGCCCGGCTCCAAAAGCACCCGGAACGATCTGGACTGGCTGGAGCAAACCGGCTGGACCGCCAAAATTAGGGAGTACACCCAAAACGGCGGGCATGTGTTGGGCGTTTGCGGCGGATACCAGATGCTGGGCAAGGAAGTGCAGGATCCCGGCGGCCTGGAAGGCAAGCCCGGAGTCACCAAAGGCCTGGGCCTTCTGCCCCTTGTCACGGTTCTCAAGGCGCCCAAAACCACCACGCTCTCCAATTTTGAGTGGGACGGCGTTTCAGGCGCAGGCTACGAAATCCACATGGGCCGGACCGCCTCGCTCGAGGATTTGAACTCCGAAAAGGTGCGGTCCGAAGGCTTGTTCAAGGTTTTGGATCGCAACCAGCAGCCTTGCCGGGATTATGACGGCGCCATGTCGGACAACGGCCGGGTTATGGGGACGTATATGCACGGTTTGTTCGATTCTCCTGCGGTCCTGAAGAAGTGGCTGAAAAGCCTGGGCCTGGAAGATCTGGAAATAGCCGAAGAGTCGGGCATGCAGGCCCGAGACCGGCAATACGACATGCTGGCCCGCCATTTTGAAAAGCACGTGGACGTGGAAGCCCTCATCAAGGAGGCCATGGAATAATGAAGTCGGTTTTTGTGATCGGAGGATGCCGGTCCGGAAAAAGCAGCATTGCCCTGGATTTGGCTAACGGTCAGGATGTTTCGGAAAAAATTTTCATCGCCACATGCCAGCCCCTGGACGACGAAATGGAAGACCGGGTAGCCCGGCATCAGGCGGATCGGGGCGACGACTGGCGCACCGTGGAGGAGCCTTTGGCTTTGGCTCAGGCCATTGAGGACAACGCCCGGCCTGGCCGGGTGATTCTGGTGGATTGCCTGACCCTGTGGATTTCCAACCTGGTTCTGGCGGACAAGACCCAGGATCAAATCGCGGAGACAGCCAGGGAATTGGCGGAGGTCATTCAAAAGGCGCCGTGCCCGGTCATTTTGGTTTCCAACGAAGTGGGCGCCGGAATCGTGCCGGAAAACGCCTTGTCGCGCCTGTTTCGGGACGCGGCTGGCAAGGTCAACCAGATCACGGCCAAGGCCTGCGATCAGGTGCAGTGGGTGGTTGCGGGCATTCCCGTGATCATCAAAGGATAGTTGGTTTTAGAATGGATTTAAAAAAGCTGCTTACAAACTCTCGTTTTATGGAACGCCTGCGCGGATTGCGCGGCGCCATGCAGTTTCTCACCACCCTGCCTGCGGGCGAGATTGAATATTTTGACGCCTCCGTCATGGTGGCCTGGTTTCCCGTGGTAGGGCTGATCCTGGGCCTTATCACGGCTTGCTTTGATTTTTTGGCGCTGAACGTCTGGGCGCCCTCTACGGTTGCGGTTTTGGACGTAGTCTTGCTGGCGGCTCTTTCCGGCGCCTTGCATCTGGACGGGCTCTCCGACGCCGCCGACGGCTTGTTTTCCCACCGCCCCCGGGAGCGCGCCCTGGAAATTATGAAGGACAGCCGCATCGGCGTCATGGGCCTGGTGGCCGTGGCCGCCTGCTCGGGGATCAAGTGGGGCGGCCTGTCAGGCCTGGAGCATCACCGGTTTTTAGCGATTATGGCGGCGCCGGCCCTGGCCAGGGGCGGCATGCTTTTCGGCATGAAGTTTTTGCCCTACGGCAGGCCCAGCGGCACGGGCGGCTCGTTTTTTGAAAAGCCCCTGCCCACGAAAGCCTTCTTTCCTATGGCGATCCCCGTGTGTTTGTGCCTGGGTATGGGCGCGGCCGGGGTGATGACCATTGCGGCCTTTGCCGTTTCCACATTCACCCTCCTGGCCTTTTACAAAGCCAAGATGGGCTGCATCACCGGCGACATGTTGGGCGCCATGAACGAAGTGAACGAGGCTTTGGCTTTGCTCATGCTGTCAGGAGCTTGGACATGATTGTAGGACACGGCGGAAACATCGCCGAAGCAGCAGCAAAAATGGGGCTGAAGCCCTCCGATATCATGGATATGAGCTCCAACACCAACCCCCTGGGGCCCATGCCCGGCATGCTGGACTATTTGAAGAATTCCATGGACTGCTCCGTAAACCTGCCCGAGGCGGATGCGGGGTCGACAACGCAGGCTTTCGCGGATTTGCACGGTCTGGACGCAGCAAACGTCCTGGCTGCGGGCGGCACCACCCAGTTCATCTACTCCCTGCCAAGGATTTTTTCCTCTGGCAAGGCGTTGATTTTAGGGCCGACTTATTCGGATTACGCCGACGCCTGCCTCATGAACAACATGCCTTTCGCCCGGGGCTTTTCAGAACCGGGCGGCAGCTTCAAGCACGATCCAGCGGACATCGCAAGCGCCGCCAAGGACAGCAACCTGGTCTTTTGGTGCAACCCCAACAACCCCACGGGCGACCTGTACACTCCGGACGAAATCCGATGGACGGCTGAAAAGCGGCCCGAGACGGTATTTGTCGTGGACGAGTCGTACCTTCCCTTTGTCCGGGATTATGCAGACTATTCTTTGGCAAAAGCCAAGCTGGATAACGTGATTGTGTTGAGCTCCTTTTCGAAAATATTCAAAGTTCCCGGCCTGCGGATCGGCTTTGCCGTCGCCCCCCCAAGACTGAAGGAAAAACTGGCGTCCTATCAACTCCCTTGGAGCGTGGGAAGTCTGGCCCAGAAGGCGGTTTCGTTCGCAGCGGATAATTATGAAGATGCCTTGGCCTATGTTGAAAAAACGGCCGGTTACACGGCCCGGGAGCATAAAATCATGGAGGGAAGGGCGGCCTCGGCCAAAGGCCTGACAGCCTATCCCGGCGCTGCGCCGTTTGTGCTTTTTAAGCTGCCCGAAAGATCGGACGCCCAAGCCGTCTGGAAAGGCATGCTGGAAAATCGCCTTTTAATTCGGAACTGCGCCAATTTTCAGGGATTGGGTCCGGCTTACGTCCGCATTTCCCTGAAAGATCCCCAATCCAACGCCAAGGCAGTGAACCTGCTGGCCTCCCTGGCGAACGATTTCATAGAAAAGGAAAGCGCATGACGCCCGAGTTGCCCCTGCCTTTGTGGCAGGCCCTTATCATCGCATTCATCCTGGACATGATCCTGGGCGATCCTCAGGGCATGCCCCATCCCATCCGCCTTATGGGCCGGTTGATCGAAGGCTGGGAGCCGCGTTTCCGGCGTCTGCCCATCCCCACGGTCTGGGCCGGGGCTTTGTTCACGTTATGCCTCGTGGCCCTGGTTTGGATCTCCGCCTGGCTGGTTTTGGCCGCGGGCGCGGCCATGCATCCCTGGTTGGGCGCCGGCCTGGAAATAATCATCCTGTATTTCAGCATCGCCCCCCGGTGCCTGGACAAGGCGGCTTACGCCGTGGAAAAGCCCCTGCGCCAGGGAGACGCTGAAAAGGCCCGGGCCGAGCTTTCCATGATCGTCGGGCGGGAGACCAAGGATTTAACGCCTACTCAGATGTCCCGGGCGGCCGTGGAAACCGTGGCGGAAAATTTTGTGGACGGCGTGCTGTCGCCTTTATTCTGGATCGCCGTGGGAGGCGCACCGGCGGCAATGGCGTTTAAGATGACCAGCACCCTGGATTCCATGGTGGGCTATAAAAATGAGCAGTACATCCTGTTCGGCAAGGCCTCGGCCCGGTTGGACGACGTCGCCAATTTTATCCCGGCGCGCCTTTCCATCCCCATCATCGCTCTGGCCGCCCGATTGCTTGGCCTCTCGCATAAGGCTGCATTTAAAACAGCCGTACTGGAGGGAAAAAACCATAAAAGCCCCAATGCCGGATTCCCCGAGGCCGCCTTTGCCGGCGCTTTGGAAATCCGCTTGAACGGTCCGGCCGTGTATCACGGCGAGTTGGTGGACAAGCCCTTTTTAGGAGAAAAATTCGGCGATCCCGGAGCGGAGCACATTACAAAGGCGCGGCGCCTTATGCTGGCCTCGTCTTTTCTGGGATTGCTTTTCGCCGTCTTAGCAGCGGCGGTATTTTAAATAATCAAAGGAGTTTAGCAGTGGAAACAAACATCAAAAACCTTCAGGACGTTTTGGATAACATCCAGCCCATTGATGAATCCATGGTGGAGCAAGCCATAGAGCATACAGCCAGGCTGGCCGTGCCGCCCAGGGCTTTGGGCCGGTTGCATGATATTGGCGAGAAGCTGTGCGGAATTATGGGCTCCCAGGACCCGGACGTCGCCTCCAAGGCCGTGATCGTCATGGCCGGAGACCACGGCATTGTGGACGAGGGCGTGAGCGCCTTTCCCCAGGAAGTCACCGGAGAGATGGTCAAGAATTTCCTGGCGGGCGGCGCGGGCATTAATTGCCTGTGCAGGCACGTGGGCGCCAAGGTGATCGTGGTGGACATGGGCATGAAGGTGGATCCCATGGCCTTGGGACTGGAAACCGGCGGCATTTTCTTTTCCCACAAGATCGCTCCGGGTACGGAGAACTTCGCCAAAGGCCCGGCCATGACCAAAGAACAGGCGGAAAAGGCCATCCTGTGCGGGTTTGAAAGGGCTTCCGCGCTGATAAACGAAGGCGTGCAAGTGCTTGGCACCGGCGACATGGGCATTGGAAACACCACTCCATCGGCGGCCATCGGCGCGGTATTGACCGGCGCCAGCCTGGACGACATGACCGGCCGGGGCACAGGCGTGGACGACGAAGGCCTCAAGCGTAAAAAAGCCGCCATCCAAAAAGGAATCGACGTGAACCAGCCCAATCCCAAAGACGGCCTGGACGTTTTGGCCAAGGTGGGCGGCTACGAAATCGCGGGCATAGCCGGGGTCGTTCTGGCTGCCGCCTATCACAAAAAGCCGGTGGTCATTGACGGGTTCATTTCCACGGCGGGCGCTTTGATCGCCCATGCTTTATGCCCGTTGGCCGGGCAGTATATGTTCGCCGGGCATTGCTCGGAAGAGCCGGGACACAAGCTCATGCTGGATCATCTGGGCCTTACGCCCATCCTGGACCTGGGCCTCAGGCTGGGCGAAGGCACCGGCGGGGCCTTGGCCATGAATATTCTGGAAGCGTCGGTCAAGGTTTTCAAGGAAGTCCTGACCTTTGAACAGGCGGGCGTGACCAATAAGGAATAGACGCCTCCGGGAATGGGAGCAGGTTGCCAGCAAACAGGGCTTGATCAAGCCTTGTTTGCATAAGGCCGGAGCACTTCCAGGGAACGTTCCAGATGCCTTTGGGTGAAAATTTCAAGGGTTAAAACCCTTTCCGGCTGACCGGGCCTGTTAATGCGATTCATCAGATCATCCAGCAAGGCGGGGACCGCATGGGAGATATCCGTGTGGTCATGGCCTTCACGCACCCCATGCAGATGGAGTATCCTGGCTTTGTGCAGATATTTGTCCAGGTGCTCCTCCACGTTGTATCCCCCGATGATCAAATGGCCTATGTCCAGGCAGACGGACAAGTCCAAGTCCCAGACCACGCTTTCCACCATGCTGAAGGGGTAGTCCAGGGTTTCGATGCAGATGTCATGCGGCGCCGCAAGGGGAAAAATCTCCGTCAACGACTTGACGTGCTGATCCACCCACAAAGCCGGATCGTCCACGGGGTTTTGTCCCCGCCTGTCCCCGTGCAGATGGCATACATAGGCGAAAGGGTCGCAGGGCGCCATGCGGTCGATCACCCGCTTGATTTTTTCCACCGAGGATTTGCGCACGGATTCATCCGCGCTGCCGGTCCAGGTGTCCAGGGGCAAGTGGACGGTGTATGTCAGGTCGTTATCCTGGGCCATTTTTTTGAGTTCGCGAACTTGATCGGGCGTGGGAATATTGGACAACTCGTCCGATTCAAACAATACCAGTTCAACGTCGTCAATCTTGTCCGCCAGAAAAGCAATATTAGGCAAGACGTCATCGGGTATGATATAAGAAGTTGTTCCCAAGCGGAACTCAAAGGCTTTTTTTAACGAAATGTTTTTTGCGTCAGCGTAGCTCATGTTATTCTTTCTATGTAAAAAATTACCGCTCTCCAAAGCTGCTTTTATTGCTACCCCGAAATTCGTTCCCGGTAAAGGCAATTCTTGCATTTTTTTGTCCTTGAAAAAAAGACGGACGTTCGCTTTTAATCTCTTTGTTTTACTCCGGATTCCATGCATCCGAAAAAAGCCTTCCCGGTATGGTGCTTGCATAACTTTAAATGGGTTTTTCCATGGAGAAAAACGCTTGCTTTTACTGACTTAGGGCGCAAGAGCTTTTATTTAAGGAGGTTTGGATGCAAAGATTGGTTTGGCTGCTTATTTTTCTTTCCCTGTTCGTTTCTTTTCCCGCGTTCGGCATGGAGCGTTTCAAAATTGTCACCACGGAAGAGATGCGCACCATGCTTCAGCAGAGAGAAGAGGGGAAGATCGACTTTTTGTTGGTGAACACCTTGGACAAATTGTTGTTCGACAACGAATCCATCCCCGGCTCCATCAACGTTCCCTGGGCCAGTGTGGATAAAGCCGTGCACCGCCTTGGGACCGACAAGGATCATCCGATCATCTTGTATTGCAAGGGGTATCGGTGAGTCTTTTCCTACAAGACGGCGGTCGCCCTCAAAAAACATGGGTTCACGAATATACGCATCTATAACGGCGGCTTGAAAGACTGGGAAAAGTCCGGTTACGAAATTGAAGTCAGGAACCCCCTGCCGCAATATGACGGCAAATACATGGACGCCCAGGAACTGGCGGCGCTTATCAGCCGGGCTGAAACCCAGGGGTGCAAGGACCCGGACGGAAATCCTTTATTCACCCTTTTGGATTACAGAACCGAACTGGCGAATAATTCCGGCGAAAACATGCAGGTAATTAAAACCAATTGCCCCAAATTGATCATGCACTTGGACGATTTCGCCGATCCCGTCCAAAGAGGCCTGATACCGCGCAAAGGGCTGGTTGTTCTGGTTTGCGAGACGGGAAACCGCGATCCCTTTGCCATGCGCTACTTGCACAGTCACGGATATGACAATGTGGCCGGGCTTCGGTTTGGCATGCGCGCCTGGATCAAGGAGGATTACGCCGTGGAAGAGTA is a genomic window containing:
- a CDS encoding cobyric acid synthase — protein: MKPKAKKAKCLAAFGTGSDVGKSVIATALCRIFSDRGYAVSPYKAQNMSNNSGVTPEGLEMGRAQIVQAEAARVPPHVDMNPVLLKPVTQIGSQVVLLGKVLQDYSAVQYHQEKTRLFDAACQALDRLRVENDVVVMEGAGSCAEVNLMARDIVNLKMAAYADAPVILTADIDRGGVFAQIVGTLACLEKEQQDQIAGFIINRFRGDITLFKDGVDWIEKKTGKRVFGVLPWFDHFHIQSEDSVVIEHPEAKTDPSKTPTVLVVRIPHISNFTDFDPLFQVKGVAVDFVERVRDLAPYKAVILPGSKSTRNDLDWLEQTGWTAKIREYTQNGGHVLGVCGGYQMLGKEVQDPGGLEGKPGVTKGLGLLPLVTVLKAPKTTTLSNFEWDGVSGAGYEIHMGRTASLEDLNSEKVRSEGLFKVLDRNQQPCRDYDGAMSDNGRVMGTYMHGLFDSPAVLKKWLKSLGLEDLEIAEESGMQARDRQYDMLARHFEKHVDVEALIKEAME
- the cobU gene encoding bifunctional adenosylcobinamide kinase/adenosylcobinamide-phosphate guanylyltransferase, with translation MKSVFVIGGCRSGKSSIALDLANGQDVSEKIFIATCQPLDDEMEDRVARHQADRGDDWRTVEEPLALAQAIEDNARPGRVILVDCLTLWISNLVLADKTQDQIAETARELAEVIQKAPCPVILVSNEVGAGIVPENALSRLFRDAAGKVNQITAKACDQVQWVVAGIPVIIKG
- the cobS gene encoding adenosylcobinamide-GDP ribazoletransferase, giving the protein MDLKKLLTNSRFMERLRGLRGAMQFLTTLPAGEIEYFDASVMVAWFPVVGLILGLITACFDFLALNVWAPSTVAVLDVVLLAALSGALHLDGLSDAADGLFSHRPRERALEIMKDSRIGVMGLVAVAACSGIKWGGLSGLEHHRFLAIMAAPALARGGMLFGMKFLPYGRPSGTGGSFFEKPLPTKAFFPMAIPVCLCLGMGAAGVMTIAAFAVSTFTLLAFYKAKMGCITGDMLGAMNEVNEALALLMLSGAWT
- a CDS encoding aminotransferase class I/II-fold pyridoxal phosphate-dependent enzyme, which gives rise to MIVGHGGNIAEAAAKMGLKPSDIMDMSSNTNPLGPMPGMLDYLKNSMDCSVNLPEADAGSTTQAFADLHGLDAANVLAAGGTTQFIYSLPRIFSSGKALILGPTYSDYADACLMNNMPFARGFSEPGGSFKHDPADIASAAKDSNLVFWCNPNNPTGDLYTPDEIRWTAEKRPETVFVVDESYLPFVRDYADYSLAKAKLDNVIVLSSFSKIFKVPGLRIGFAVAPPRLKEKLASYQLPWSVGSLAQKAVSFAADNYEDALAYVEKTAGYTAREHKIMEGRAASAKGLTAYPGAAPFVLFKLPERSDAQAVWKGMLENRLLIRNCANFQGLGPAYVRISLKDPQSNAKAVNLLASLANDFIEKESA
- the cbiB gene encoding adenosylcobinamide-phosphate synthase CbiB; translated protein: MTPELPLPLWQALIIAFILDMILGDPQGMPHPIRLMGRLIEGWEPRFRRLPIPTVWAGALFTLCLVALVWISAWLVLAAGAAMHPWLGAGLEIIILYFSIAPRCLDKAAYAVEKPLRQGDAEKARAELSMIVGRETKDLTPTQMSRAAVETVAENFVDGVLSPLFWIAVGGAPAAMAFKMTSTLDSMVGYKNEQYILFGKASARLDDVANFIPARLSIPIIALAARLLGLSHKAAFKTAVLEGKNHKSPNAGFPEAAFAGALEIRLNGPAVYHGELVDKPFLGEKFGDPGAEHITKARRLMLASSFLGLLFAVLAAAVF
- the cobT gene encoding nicotinate-nucleotide--dimethylbenzimidazole phosphoribosyltransferase, yielding METNIKNLQDVLDNIQPIDESMVEQAIEHTARLAVPPRALGRLHDIGEKLCGIMGSQDPDVASKAVIVMAGDHGIVDEGVSAFPQEVTGEMVKNFLAGGAGINCLCRHVGAKVIVVDMGMKVDPMALGLETGGIFFSHKIAPGTENFAKGPAMTKEQAEKAILCGFERASALINEGVQVLGTGDMGIGNTTPSAAIGAVLTGASLDDMTGRGTGVDDEGLKRKKAAIQKGIDVNQPNPKDGLDVLAKVGGYEIAGIAGVVLAAAYHKKPVVIDGFISTAGALIAHALCPLAGQYMFAGHCSEEPGHKLMLDHLGLTPILDLGLRLGEGTGGALAMNILEASVKVFKEVLTFEQAGVTNKE
- the cbiR gene encoding cobamide remodeling phosphodiesterase CbiR, producing MSYADAKNISLKKAFEFRLGTTSYIIPDDVLPNIAFLADKIDDVELVLFESDELSNIPTPDQVRELKKMAQDNDLTYTVHLPLDTWTGSADESVRKSSVEKIKRVIDRMAPCDPFAYVCHLHGDRRGQNPVDDPALWVDQHVKSLTEIFPLAAPHDICIETLDYPFSMVESVVWDLDLSVCLDIGHLIIGGYNVEEHLDKYLHKARILHLHGVREGHDHTDISHAVPALLDDLMNRINRPGQPERVLTLEIFTQRHLERSLEVLRPYANKA
- a CDS encoding rhodanese-like domain-containing protein — protein: MQRLVWLLIFLSLFVSFPAFGMERFKIVTTEEMRTMLQQREEGKIDFLLVNTLDKLLFDNESIPGSINVPWASVDKAVHRLGTDKDHPIILYCKGYR
- a CDS encoding rhodanese-like domain-containing protein; protein product: MKDWEKSGYEIEVRNPLPQYDGKYMDAQELAALISRAETQGCKDPDGNPLFTLLDYRTELANNSGENMQVIKTNCPKLIMHLDDFADPVQRGLIPRKGLVVLVCETGNRDPFAMRYLHSHGYDNVAGLRFGMRAWIKEDYAVEEYQY